A part of Rhodamnia argentea isolate NSW1041297 chromosome 8, ASM2092103v1, whole genome shotgun sequence genomic DNA contains:
- the LOC115741156 gene encoding protein NUCLEAR FUSION DEFECTIVE 4-like encodes MGRLGERFGALVNNRWLVFVAAMWIQSCAGIGYLFGSISPVIKSSLSYNQRQIARLGVAKDLGDSVGFLAGSLCEVLPMWGALLVGALQNFVGYGWVWLVVTGRVPTLPLWAMCALIFIGTNGETYFNTAALVSCVQNFPRSRGPVVGILKGFAGLGGAILTQIYAVIHSPDHANLIFMIAVGPAMVIIALMFIVRPVGGHRQVRPSDGLSFTFIYSVCLLLAAYLMGVMVVEDLVDLNQKVIVIFTAILFMLLLLPIMVPVSLTFFLDSRAPLQEPLLSEPQKQEAAKSEQDGHEVIFSEVEDEKPKEVDLLPASERQKRIAQLQVKLFQAAAEGAVRVKRRRGPHRGEDFTLAQALIKADFWLIFFSLLLGSGSGLTVIDNLGQMSQSLGYDNTHIFVSMISIWNFLGRVGGGYFSEIIVKDRAYPRPVAMAVAQFIMAIGHVFFAMGWPGAMYIGTLLIGLGYGAHWAIMPAVASELFGLKKFGALYNFLTLANPAGSLVFSGVIASSIYDYEAEKQAHHHHHQHHHHHHPRSWGLIFSTVLAADEPLKCDGSICFFLTSMIMSGLCVIAVVLSMILVYRTKIVYAHLYGKSRT; translated from the exons ATGGGTCGATTGGGAGAGAGGTTCGGGGCGCTGGTCAACAACAGATGGCTGGTGTTCGTGGCCGCAATGTGGATACAGTCGTGTGCGGGCATTGGGTACTTGTTCGGGAGCATATCGCCGGTGATAAAGAGCTCGCTGAGCTACAACCAGAGGCAGATTGCGAGGCTTGGTGTGGCGAAGGATCTCGGGGACAGTGTTGGGTTCTTGGCGGGGAGCTTGTGTGAGGTCTTGCCTATGTGGGGTGCTCTGCTCGTGGGTGCTCTTCAGAACTTTGTTGGGTATGGTTGGGTTTGGCTCGTCGTCACCGGCCGAGTTCCAACTCTGCCTTTGTGGGCC ATGTGCGCTCTTATTTTCATTGGAACCAATGGCGAGACCTACTTCAATACAGCAGCTCTGGTTTCCTGCGTGCAAAATTTCCCAAGAAGCCGGGGTCCTGTGGTGGGCATCCTGAAAGGCTTTGCTGGGCTTGGTGGTGCTATTTTGACACAAATTTATGCGGTGATCCATTCCCCCGATCATGCGAATCTCATATTCATGATTGCAGTTGGTCCGGCGATGGTCATAATTGCCCTGATGTTCATCGTCCGACCAGTCGGAGGTCATAGGCAAGTACGGCCATCTGATGGACTAAGTTTTACGTTTATCTATAGCGTATGCCTTCTATTGGCAGCATACTTAATGGGGGTCATGGTTGTGGAAGATCTAGTTGATTTGAATCAGAAAGTGATCGTGATTTTTACGGCGATTCTATTCATGCTGCTCCTGCTTCCGATCATGGTGCCGGTGTCATTGACTTTCTTCTTGGACTCAAGGGCACCACTTCAAGAACCTCTTCTGTCTGAGCCACAGAAACAAGAAGCAGCCAAATCTGAGCAGGATGGACATGAGGTTATATTCAGTGAAGTCGAAGATGAAAAGCCAAAGGAGGTGGACTTACTTCCGGCATCGGAAAGGCAAAAGCGAATAGCGCAGTTGCAGGTGAAATTATTCCAAGCCGCCGCCGAAGGTGCGGTGagggtgaagaggaggaggggccCACATAGAGGAGAGGACTTCACCCTGGCACAGGCTTTAATTAAGGCAGACTTTTGGCTCATCTTTTTCTCGCTTCTACTGGGTTCTGGTTCTGGACTGACGGTTATCGATAATCTGGGCCAGATGAGCCAATCTCTGGGGTACGATAACACGCATATATTTGTGTCCATGATCAGCATTTGGAACTTCCTAGGCCGTGTTGGCGGAGGCTACTTTTCTGAAATCATTGTAAA GGATCGTGCTTATCCAAGGCCAGTGGCAATGGCTGTGGCGCAATTCATTATGGCTATCGGGCATGTTTTCTTTGCCATGGGATGGCCTGGGGCAATGTACATTGGTACCCTCTTGATTGGCCTTGGTTATGGAGCCCACTGGGCAATCATGCCTGCTGTGGCCTCGGAGTTGTTCGGACTGAAAAAATTTGGTGCTTTATACAACTTCCTTACTTTGGCTAACCCTGCCGGTTCACTAGTCTTCTCCGGTGTAATTGCGAGCAGTATATACGATTACGAAGCAGAGAAGCAAgcgcatcatcatcatcatcagcaccatcaccatcaccatccgCGAAGCTGGGGGTTGATATTTTCAACCGTGCTCGCTGCGGATGAACCGCTGAAATGTGACGGTTCTATATGCTTTTTCCTGACGTCAATGATTATGTCAGGACTCTGCGTCATCGCGGTGGTCTTGAGCATGATCCTTGTCTACCGGACTAAAATTGTTTATGCGCATCTCTATGGAAAATCTCGTACCTGA